The Pseudoliparis swirei isolate HS2019 ecotype Mariana Trench chromosome 16, NWPU_hadal_v1, whole genome shotgun sequence genome includes a window with the following:
- the LOC130206504 gene encoding cytochrome b5 reductase 4, whose amino-acid sequence MLNIPTQSFPAPRSQQRVGSSGQSGRNKVALKPGHSLMDWIRFSKSGKDLTGLRGRLIEVTQEELQKHNTREDCWTCIRGMVYNVTPYMDYHPGGEEELMKAAGIDGTDMFDQVHRWVNYESMLKECLVGRMATTVIKAKIPSSPQTSLTPPTSMAAPTEKDSRPRYDWFQTDATVHLVVYAKRKIPSSGCTIVDLEAGVLRLEVLLGKMSYMIHLRLADDVEGNVNVHPAFLVGKIQVTMRKQAKGKWSRLGQPLAFHNTFLRKNDRALHYRDCVLVSKTEVNHDTHVFRLQLPRGTVMHVPVGKHVYLKALIQDTEVVRPYTPVDQDLAAASHHVSQESDLYLMIKVYPDGVLTPHLNGLPVGGCVSVSGPEGPFSLRPLRDVTHLYLLAAGTGFTPMARLIQLALQDGDTIKNTKLLFLNRREEDILWRRELDELAAGSERFQVEYVLSDPCESWTGGKGRVDEPMLQNFLSRPDGSTCYVCVCGPTAFTELTLGLLKQQGFSEEELHAFQG is encoded by the exons ATGTTGAACATCCCGACCCAGTCGTTCCCTGCGCCGCGCTCCCAGCAGCGGGTCGGTTCGTCCGGCCAGTCCGGGAGGAACAAG GTGGCCTTGAAGCCGGGCCACAGTCTGATGGACTGGATTCGGTTTTCCAAGAGTGGGAAAGACCTGACGGGGCTCAGGGGGCGACTGATCGAAGTCACCCAGGAAGAGCTGCAGAAACACAACACAAGAGAGGACTGCTGGACCTGCATACGAG GTATGGTTTACAATGTGACCCCCTACATGGACTACCACCCTGGTGGGGAAGAGGAGTTGATGAAGGCAGCTGGGATAGATGGCACCGACATGTTTGACCAG GTCCATCGCTGGGTGAACTACGAGTCCATGTTGAAAGAGTGCCTGGTGGGTAGGATGGCCACGACAGTCATtaaag CTAAGATCCCGTCTTCCCCACAGACCAGCCTCACCCCCCCTACGTCCATGGCTGCTCCCACAGAAAAAGACTCCCGGCCGCG GTACGACTGGTTCCAAACGGATGCAACTGTTCATCTGGTTGTTTATGCTAAAAGAAAG atcccCAGCTCCGGCTGCACCATTGTTGACCTGGAGGCGGGGGTTCTCCGACTGGAGGTGCTGCTGGGGAAGATGTCCTACATGATACATTTAC GTCTGGCTGATGACGTTGAGGGAAATGTTAATG TCCACCCCGCCTTCCTCGTGGGGAAGATCCAGGTCACCATGCGCAAACAGGCGAAAGGAAAATGGAGCCGCCTCGGTCAGCCTCTGGCATTTCACAATACATTTCTACGCAAAAACGACAGAG CTCTCCACTATCGGGACTGCGTGTTGGTGTCCAAGACCGAGGTGAACCACGACACCCACGTGTTCCGATTGCAACTGCCTCGTGGGACGGTCATGCACGTGCCCGTCGGAAAACACGTCTACCTCAAAGCCCTCATTCAAG ACACGGAGGTGGTGAGGCCGTACACTCCAGTAGACCAGGACCTGGCGGCCGCCTCCCACCACGTCTCCCAGGAGTCTGACCTCTACCTCATGATCAAGGTCTACCCCGACGGAGTGCTCACCCCTCATCTCAACGGCCTGCCCGTCG GGGGCTGTGTATCGGTCAGTGGTCCAGAGGGTCCCTTCAGTCTCCGCCCCCTTCGTGATGTCACACACCTCTACCTATTGGCAGCGGGCACAGGGTTCACGCCCATGGCTCGCCTCATCCAGCTGGCCCTACAGGACGGGGACACCATCAA GAACACCAAGCTGCTCTTTCTGAACCGACGGGAGGAGGACATCCTGTGGCGCCGCGAACTGGATGAACTGGCTGCTGggagtgagag gtttcAGGTGGAGTACGTGCTGTCCGATCCCTGTGAAAGCTGGACCGGCGGGAAGGGAAGGGTGGACGAGCCCATGCTCCAGAATTTCCTCAGCAGGCCGGACGGCTCCAcgtgttacgtgtgtgtgtgcggccccACTGCCTTCACAGAGCTCACACTCGG GTTGCTGAAGCAGCAGGGCTTCAGTGAAGAGGAGCTGCACGCCTTCCAGGGCTGA